One window from the genome of Brassica napus cultivar Da-Ae chromosome A6 unlocalized genomic scaffold, Da-Ae chrA06_Random_11, whole genome shotgun sequence encodes:
- the LOC125594349 gene encoding 50S ribosomal protein L29, chloroplastic-like: protein MLSLSITSPGTAVTFLRGNVSANSTSSSFHGVRIQHQVSARVPISSSSRKPLTVMMSKREAELKEIRAKTTEELNEEVIDLKGELFMLRLQKSARNEFKSSEFRRMKKQVARILTVRREREIEEGIGKRLSRKLDRQWKKSIVVRPPPSLKKLQEEEAAEEAAEAAKSA, encoded by the exons ATGCTCAGTCTCTCAATTACCTCGCCGGGGACGGCGGTGACTTTCCTCCGAGGAAATGTTTCAGCGAATTCAACCTCTTCTTCGTTCCACGGTGTCAGAATCCAGCACCAGGTCTCTGCTCGCGTGCCGATTTCTTCGTCGTCTCGTAAACCTTTAACGGTGATGATGTCGAAAAGAGAGGCGGAGCTGAAAGAAATCAGAGCGAAGACGACGGAGGAGCTGAACGAGGAGGTGATTGACCTTAAAGGAGAGCTCTTTATGCTCCGTCTCCAGAAATCGGCGAGGAACGAGTTCAAGTCAAGCGAGTTTCGCCGCATGAAGAAACAA GTAGCGAGGATATTGACGGTGAGAAGGGAGAGGGAGATAGAAGAAGGGATAGGGAAGAGGTTGTCGAGGAAGCTTGACAGGCAGTGGAAGAAGAGCATTGTTGTGAGACCACCTCCTTCTCTCAAGAAGCTTCAAGAGGAAGAAGCTGCTGAAGAGGCTGCTGAAGCTGCCAAATCCGCCTGA
- the LOC125594351 gene encoding transcription factor TGA1, which translates to MNSTSTHFVPPSRVGIYEPLHQFGMWGEPFKNNIGNGGSMNTPSHIIIPNNQKLDNNNLSEDTSHGTPHMFDQEASTSRHPDKIQRRLAQNREAARKSRLRKKAYVQQLETSRLKLIQLEQELDRARQQGFYVGNGIDTSSLGFSETMNPGIAAFEMEYGHWIEEQNRQICELRTVLHGHVTDVELRSLVENTMKHYFELFRMKSAAAKADVFFVMSGMWRTSAERFFLWIGGFRPSDLLKVLLPHFDVMTDQQVLDVCNLRQSCQQAEDALSQGMEKLQHTLAECVARGGLGEGNYIPQVNSAMERLEALVSFVNQADHLRHETLQQMHRILTTRQAARGLLALGEYFQRLRALSSSWATRHREPT; encoded by the exons ATGAATTCAACATCAACACATTTCGTGCCACCGAGTAGAGTTGGTATATACGAGCCTCTCCATCAATTTGGTATGTGGGGAGAACCTTTCAAGAACAATATCGGCAATGGAGGAAGTATGAACACTCCAAGCCACATTATTATACCGAATAATCAAAAGCTAGACAACAACAACTTG TCAGAGGATACTTCCCATGGAACTCCTCACATGTTTGATCAAGAAGCTTCCACGTCCAGACATCCAGATAAA ATACAGAGACGGCTTGCACAGAACCGCGAGGCTGCTAGGAAAAGTCGCTTGCGCAAGAAG GCTTATGTCCAGCAGCTGGAAACAAGCAGGTTGAAGCTAATACAACTAGAGCAAGAACTCGATCGCGCTAGACAACAG GGATTCTACGTTGGCAATGGCATAGATACTAGCTCTCTTGGTTTCTCGGAAACCATGAATCCAG GGATTGCTGCCTTCGAGATGGAGTATGGACACTGGATTGAAGAACAGAACAGACAGATATGCGAACTTAGAACGGTTTTGCATGGACATGTTACCGATGTGGAGTTACGTTCGCTAGTAGAAAACACCATGAAACATTACTTTGAGCTATTCCGGATGAAATCAGCAGCTGCAAAAGCCGATGTCTTCTTCGTCATGTCAGGGATGTGGAGAACTTCTGCAGAGCGGTTCTTTCTTTGGATTGGAGGGTTTCGACCCTCTGATCTTCTCAAG GTTCTTTTGCCACATTTTGATGTCATGACGGATCAACAAGTTCTAGATGTATGCAACTTAAGACAATCATGTCAGCAAGCTGAGGACGCGTTATCTCAAGGTATGGAGAAGCTACAACACACACTTGCGGAGTGCGTTGCACGTGGAGGACTGGGTGAAGGAAACTATATTCCTCAGGTGAATTCTGCAATGGAGAGATTAGAAGCTTTGGTCAGTTTTGTTAATCAG GCTGATCACTTGAGACACGAGACATTGCAACAAATGCATAGGATCTTGACCACAAGACAAGCGGCTCGAGGATTATTGGCACTTGGTGAGTATTTTCAAAGGCTTAGAGCCTTGAGCTCGAGCTGGGCAACGAGACATCGTGAACCAACATAG